CGAGCCCGCGCCGATCACAGCGTTCGCGCCGATCGTCACCCCGTCGAGCACCGTCACGCGCGCCCCCAGCCAGGCCCCATCGCCGATCGTAATGCCCCTCGACAGGCGCGCCTGGTGGAGAATGGGGGTGTCCAGATCAGCGAACGCGTGCTCGCCTGCGATGACTGCGGTGTAGGGGCCGATGGAGACGTTCGAGCCGACCGTGATGTGGCTACCGGTGCGCAGGTAGCAGTTGGGCCCCATGGACACGAAGTCACCGAACTCGATCGACGCGTCCGTGCCGCTCAGGATGCTGTTGCGGCCGATGAGCACGTCGCTGCCCAGGCGCACGCGGGCGTTCGGCCCGCTGCCCTTGGCGTCCAGCACGGCGCCCTCGTCGAGCGTCACGTTGTCGCCCACGCGGATGCGTCCGGGGCAGCGGAGGGTGACGTTGCGCCCCACGAGGAGGTTGCGCCCGGCTCCCTCGAGCAGGTGCGGCAGCAGCGCCTTGCGGAGAGCGAGGCCGAAACCGCCGGGCACCGGCCCCAGCATGGCCACGACGGCCTCGTAGGCGATCAGCGCGCCAAGCGACGTGCTGCCGACGAACATCGCCTGATACTTGGCCAGCGCCGACGCCCCCTCGCCCTTGAGGTGCTCGATGAGCGGCGTCGCGGCGTCGCTCGCCGGCGCGAGGCGCCCCTCGGCTTCGCCGCCCCCCTGCCCCTCTCGCGGGTCAGCTTCCATCGTCGTCTCCCACCCGTCCCATGACCTGCGCGATGACGCCGTGGTCGCCGCGCGCCAGCGCCAGCGCGGCGGCGGCGAGTTCCTCCGCCCTGTCGTCCACGAGCGCTCGCGGCCCGAGCTCGGTGCGCCGGTACAGCAGATCGTCCACGGTGCGGCCCATTTCGTGCCGGGCCGCGTGCACGAGCTGCCCGAAGATAACAGGCGCTCCCGCCACCACGCGCCTGTCCCAATCCCTCACCTCGCGCATGGCCGTGACTACCGCGGCGGCACCCGAACCGTAGCAGCGCAACAGGTGGTCGCGCACGTCCGGCGCGAGCGCCACGCCGGCGGCGGCCTCGACAGCGTCGGCGCGCCCGGGTTCGGCCGGCTCGCCTCCCGGCAGCGGAAGGTACGAATCGGCGGGGCGCAGGTCGGCGCCCCGCAGCTCACGGCACAGCGCGTCCACAACGGACTCCGCCAGCTTGCGCGCGTAGCTGAATCGAACGCTCACCACGCTGACCAACCCCGCCGCGCCGTCGGCCGCGTGATCACGCACGAGCGGACGACGCAGCAGCCGCACCCGGCCGGGGTCGCCAGCCGCCGCGGGGAGGAGTCCCGCGTGCGTAAGCAGCACGTCCTCGGCGCGCACGCGCGGTCCGTCCCACGCTGCGTTGGCCTCTGCCAGGAGCGGCGTCGGGTCCTGTGAGGCGGGGTCGAACGCCTCGGGGGCGCCGTCGAAGGGATAGTGGCCCGTGCCCAGAATCGTGCGCCCGCGCCAGGGTACGAACAGGAGCTGCCGGGCCGCGCCGTTCCAGCGGCTGCGCAGAGCGAAAGCGACGCGGTAGCCCAGGTCCGGCAGCACCACGTTCAGCGCCAACGAATGCCGCACGCGGCGCGCGGGAGCCCCCCGCAGGCGACCGCTGAGCGACCGCGCGGTAGCCCCGGTGGCGACGACCACCCGGCGCGCCCCGATCTCCCACGTCCCGCCGTCGAGGGTGTCGCGCAGGCGAGCGCCGCGAATCGAACCGTCGGGGGACCGCAGCAGCTCTTCGAGCTGGGCGTGGTTGGCCGCCCGCGCCCCGGCCGCCACGGCCGCTTGGACCAGCGCCAAGACCAGCCGGGCGCCGGAGTACATCTGTCCTTCGTGCCAAAGCGCGGCGCCGGTCAGCCCGTCCCCGGGCAGGTCCGCCACGTGCGCGCGGGCCTGATCGCGGGTGAGCATCCGCCAGCCGGGGAACGGCCTGTCGCGCGCGCGGACGGGCGACAGGGCGGCGGCCGCGCTGAGCGCGACGCGCAGCGCCAGCCGGCCCTGGCTCGGACCGCGGTAGGTGGGGAGGAGAAAGGGGAGCGGGTCGACGAGGTGCGGCGCCATGCGCGCCCAGCCGGCCTGTTCGCGGGCCCCGGACCGAACCGCGCCGACGGCGAGGCGGCGCAAATCGCGCAGGCCTCCGTGAAGTATTTTCAGGCTGTTCGCCGACGTACCCGCGCCGAAATCGGCGCGTTCGACCAGCGCCGTGGACAGTCCGCGGAGCACCGCGTCGCGCGCTATGCAAGCGCCGGTGACCCCGCCGCCGACGACCAGCAGGTCGAATTCCTCCCCGGAGAAGCCCTCGCTGAGTGCTCGCACGGGGAGACTATCCGTCAAGCGTCGTGCCGTCGGCCCGATTGGAGTAGGCCGAGCACCCGGCCGAGCTACAGGCGCGCACTCGGTAATCGAACTTGGTTTCCTCGGGCAATCCGGTGTCGGTGAACGTAATCACGTCCGCGCCCAGCTCGGCGATCCGGCTCCAGCCGCCGCCCCCGGACCCGTTCCTGCGCTCCAACTCGAAGGTCGTCTCGTCCGCAGAGTTGTCGGCCCAGTCGAGCCGTATCTGGCTCTCGGACAGCCCCGTGGCGACCAGGTCGGTCGGTGGGTTCGGCGGCGCGGCGGCCGGGGTGGTCACCGGCTCCTCGTTGGAGAAACCGGAGCAGCCGGCGGCGTTGCAGGCCTGCACGCGGTACACGTATCCCGTGCCGGCGGCGAGAGCCTCGTCCATGAAGGCGGGGACGTTCGGATCCGTGGTGCCCACGAGCTCGAACGCGTCGGACGAATCCAGCCGCCGCTCCACTCGGAATTCCTCCTCGTTGGACGCGTTGTCGATCCATTCGAGGCTCACCGCGGTCGCCGACGTGGCGGTCGCCGTGAGCTCACTCGGCGCCGCCGGTGCCCCCTGCGGGGCGTGCGTCGCCGCCACCACCGGGCCTACGTAGTCAGAGCACCCGGCGGCGTTGCACGCCCTCATGCGGTACGCGTACGTGGTGCCGGGGGTAAGCGGACCGTCGGTGTGGGAGGTCGCGCCCGCCGCCGCCACGCCGACCTCTACCCACGGAGCGAACAAGGACGAACGCCGCTCGATCCTGAAGGTCTCCTCGTCGTCGGACGCGTCGATCCAGGACAGTTCGATCTCCGTCTCGGACACCCCGTTGGCGACCAGGCCCTGGGGAGGTGTCGGGGCTGAAGAAACCACCTGGAAGGTCACTTCCAGCACGGCGGCCACCGCCGGGCCCGCACCGGATACGGTCACCTGCGCTCCGTAGCTGCCCTCGGCTATCTCTCCGGGAAGCGCGCGCAGGCGCAGCGTCGTGGGCGCGGACTGAGCGTCCAACTCCGACTCCAGCCATCCGCTCGGGCCACCGCCATCGTACGCGACGCTGACGGTCAAGCCGAACAGAACTCCGCCCCCCGCGTTGGAGACCGCGACGGCGACCTCTTCGGACGGCAGGCCGCGCCGCCGGGCGCTGACGGTGGCGGTCGCGGGATCGACCGCCACCGCCGGCACGGACGATACCGACACGGTGGCCGAACCGTCGACGCTCCCCATTTCGGCGGTGATGTCCACCGTCCCCTCGGCCAGCGCGCTCACCAGGCCGTTGCCGTCCACCGTGGCGATGGAGGGATCCGCCGAGCGCCACGTGATGGGACGCGGCAGGGCGTTGCCCGACGCATCCGTGGCGGTCGCCTGGAGCCGCCGCGTCGCGCCGATGTCCAGCGCAAGCGAGCCCGGGGTCACGCTCACGACCGCGACCGGCACCGGCTCGACGACCACTTCATCGCAGCTCAACAGGGCCGCCGCCATGCAGATCATGCCGGCCGCGGCTCTGGACGGTCCGGATTTGCTCGATACGACCATCAGAACCTCATGCGCACGAAGGACAGATCCACACCCTCTCCCCCCGCACCGATCGCCGGGCCCAGCTCGATCCGCCCCGCCTCGGTCTCCACCGACAGCCCCAGGCGCGGCCCGCCCGCGCCGGCTCCCGAAGACCAGAGGTGCTGCTCGAGGGCGCCCAGAACGGATACGAGGGCGGCCGCCCCGATGCCGGCGGCGAGGTACGGACGCTCCGTGGCTGTGCCCACGACTTGCCCGGCCGGGCATTCGCCACCCACTGGCAGGACGATGCAGCTCACCGTCTGCCGCTCGCTCATGACTCCGAGCGCCACCGCACCCGCCGCTGCGGCCAGGGCCAGGACGCCGACGCCGTATCGACCCGATCGGAACTGACCCAGACCGGGGAATACGGCGTTCGCCGCGAAACCGGTCCGCTGCACCGCGGGGCTGGACGGCTGCACGACCGGCGGAGGCGGCGGCGCTTCCAGCGCGGCGAGCCGCAGCTCGACCGGAGCCAGGTCGTCCGCGTCGGGGCGCAGCTCCAGGTACCGCCGCAGGTCCGCGCGGGCGCCCGCCGTATCCGCGGCCTCCGCCCGCACCAGCGACCGGTTGTACCAGGCCTCGGGCCAATCGGGGGCCAGAGTCACGGCGTTGGAGAAGGCGGCGTCCGCGCCGGCGATGTCCCCTTCCCCGGCCCTCTGCAGCCCCAGGGAGAAGGCCGCCTGGCCGCGCCCGTCGACTGACGGCGGCGTGGCCTCGGCGAGGGTCGCGAGGCGCTCCACGGCGTCCTCGGCCTGCGCGCCGGTCGACACCAGCGCCAAGAATCGACAGTACTCGAATACCGCGCCCGCCGGATCGCTCGCGTCCTCCAGGCCGCGCGCCAGCCGATACGCGACCTCGGGCGCCGCGGGGTCCAGCGCGGCGGCGCGACGCAGCAGATCGGTGGCACGGTCCGCCTCGCCCAGCAGCGCCGCTTCGTCCGCCTGGCCGAGCAGCGCCACCGCCCGATCGCTGTCGGCCGTCGTCGCCGTTCCCGCCCCGAACGGACCCAGCCGCTCGCACACCGATACCGGGGTGGGGAGCGGCTTCAGGTCGCCGGACAGATCTCGCTGAGCGCTGGCGGGAGAAGCCGGAGCGCCCAGCAGCGCGCCGGCAACGCCGAGCAAGGCGAGCGCGCGGACGGGCGGAGTGGCGATCTGAAGACGGGCCGTGATCACGGTCATGGCCTCCCGGAGACCCGCGTCGGGGTCGATCGGTTGTCGCGGCTCCGGTCTCCGAGCTGGCCGTGACGATTGTAACCCCAGCAGTACTGGCGGCCGTCGGTGGCCAAGGCGCAGGTGTGCGCGCCGGCGGCCCAGAGCTGGCGGAAGCGCAGGTCTCCGCTTACCCGTTTCGGCTCGACGCGGGGCTCGGTGGTGCCGTCGCCGAGCTGACCGTAGGCGTTGCTGCCCCAGCAGTAGGCGACGCCGTCGCCGCTGAGCCCACACACGTGGACGCCGCCCGACGCGATGGCGCGAAACGAGACCTCCGCTGACACCGCCTGGGGCGCGTCGCGGTCGGCCATGTCGCCCGTACCCAACTGCCCCGAGTGGTTGCGCCCCCAGCAGTGAACCACGCCGTTGGAAGCGAGCCCGCACGAGTGGTCGCTACCCGTCGCCAGCGCGCCGAAGTGCAACCCCCCGGCGACCGCCCTGGGACGCGTTCGCGTGGCGGTCGAGCCGTCTCCCACCTGGCCGTAGCGGTTGCGTCCCCAGCAGTAGGCGGCTCCCTCGAGCGACAGCGCGCAGGTGTGCAGCCAACCCGCGCTGATCGCGCCAAAGCGCACCTCAGACGACACGACCGAGGGCGCGGAGCGGTCGTCCAGGCCCCCGACGCCGAGTTGTCCGGTGTCGTTTCCGCCCCAGCAGTAGCCGCGCGAGTCGATTCCCACGGCGCAGTTGTGCCCGAGCCCCGCCGCAATCAAGCGCAGGGGCACCGGGGACTCGACCTTGCGCCCGTCCAGCGCGGCGCCGGTCCGCGACGCGCCGAGCTGTCCGTTTCCGTTGGAACCCCAGCAGTAGGCGTCTCCGGCGTCGGTCAGCGCGCAGGCGTGGCGTACCCCCGCGGCCGCGGTGGCGAACCGCAACCCATCCGCCAGCTGCCGCCCGAGTTGGCCGCTGGTGTCGTCGCCCCAGCAGCGCAGGTCTCCGTCCTCGCCAACCCGGCACGTGAAGGTGCCGCCCGGAACGAGTCCGGGGCGCACCGCCAGGGCCGCGCTCGCCGCGGCGGTTGGCCGAGCCTCGCTGCCCTCCGGGCCTTGGGTCGGATCCCCCCCCGCGGGCCCCGGCGAGGCCACGGCCTGGGGCTCGGCGGCCGCCAGCGCCGGCGCCACCGCGAAGGCGCGGAAGATCACCTCGCGGCGTCCGTCGTCTCCGAGCCGGGCGACCAGCGTCTGGCCCCCCGCGCGCGCTCCCAGTCTCCACGACGCGCGCGCCAGGCCGGTGGCGTCGGTGCGCGAGCTGGTCGGCGACACGCCTCCGCTGCCCTCCGCCGGGATGAAAGCGACGAGCACGCCGGGCACCGGACGACCGCCACCGTCCAGCACGCGCACGGCCACCGAATCCGCCAGCCGGGTGCCTGGCGCCACGCTCTGCGCGCTGCCCGACGCGC
This genomic stretch from Gemmatimonadota bacterium harbors:
- a CDS encoding acyltransferase gives rise to the protein MEADPREGQGGGEAEGRLAPASDAATPLIEHLKGEGASALAKYQAMFVGSTSLGALIAYEAVVAMLGPVPGGFGLALRKALLPHLLEGAGRNLLVGRNVTLRCPGRIRVGDNVTLDEGAVLDAKGSGPNARVRLGSDVLIGRNSILSGTDASIEFGDFVSMGPNCYLRTGSHITVGSNVSIGPYTAVIAGEHAFADLDTPILHQARLSRGITIGDGAWLGARVTVLDGVTIGANAVIGAGSLVREDVPPGAVAVGVPARVVRHRNVGTEREAAAEGPEVAGELPR
- a CDS encoding FAD-dependent oxidoreductase — its product is MRALSEGFSGEEFDLLVVGGGVTGACIARDAVLRGLSTALVERADFGAGTSANSLKILHGGLRDLRRLAVGAVRSGAREQAGWARMAPHLVDPLPFLLPTYRGPSQGRLALRVALSAAAALSPVRARDRPFPGWRMLTRDQARAHVADLPGDGLTGAALWHEGQMYSGARLVLALVQAAVAAGARAANHAQLEELLRSPDGSIRGARLRDTLDGGTWEIGARRVVVATGATARSLSGRLRGAPARRVRHSLALNVVLPDLGYRVAFALRSRWNGAARQLLFVPWRGRTILGTGHYPFDGAPEAFDPASQDPTPLLAEANAAWDGPRVRAEDVLLTHAGLLPAAAGDPGRVRLLRRPLVRDHAADGAAGLVSVVSVRFSYARKLAESVVDALCRELRGADLRPADSYLPLPGGEPAEPGRADAVEAAAGVALAPDVRDHLLRCYGSGAAAVVTAMREVRDWDRRVVAGAPVIFGQLVHAARHEMGRTVDDLLYRRTELGPRALVDDRAEELAAAALALARGDHGVIAQVMGRVGDDDGS
- a CDS encoding fibronectin type III domain-containing protein, giving the protein MVVSSKSGPSRAAAGMICMAAALLSCDEVVVEPVPVAVVSVTPGSLALDIGATRRLQATATDASGNALPRPITWRSADPSIATVDGNGLVSALAEGTVDITAEMGSVDGSATVSVSSVPAVAVDPATATVSARRRGLPSEEVAVAVSNAGGGVLFGLTVSVAYDGGGPSGWLESELDAQSAPTTLRLRALPGEIAEGSYGAQVTVSGAGPAVAAVLEVTFQVVSSAPTPPQGLVANGVSETEIELSWIDASDDEETFRIERRSSLFAPWVEVGVAAAGATSHTDGPLTPGTTYAYRMRACNAAGCSDYVGPVVAATHAPQGAPAAPSELTATATSATAVSLEWIDNASNEEEFRVERRLDSSDAFELVGTTDPNVPAFMDEALAAGTGYVYRVQACNAAGCSGFSNEEPVTTPAAAPPNPPTDLVATGLSESQIRLDWADNSADETTFELERRNGSGGGGWSRIAELGADVITFTDTGLPEETKFDYRVRACSSAGCSAYSNRADGTTLDG
- a CDS encoding tetratricopeptide repeat protein, with translation MTVITARLQIATPPVRALALLGVAGALLGAPASPASAQRDLSGDLKPLPTPVSVCERLGPFGAGTATTADSDRAVALLGQADEAALLGEADRATDLLRRAAALDPAAPEVAYRLARGLEDASDPAGAVFEYCRFLALVSTGAQAEDAVERLATLAEATPPSVDGRGQAAFSLGLQRAGEGDIAGADAAFSNAVTLAPDWPEAWYNRSLVRAEAADTAGARADLRRYLELRPDADDLAPVELRLAALEAPPPPPVVQPSSPAVQRTGFAANAVFPGLGQFRSGRYGVGVLALAAAAGAVALGVMSERQTVSCIVLPVGGECPAGQVVGTATERPYLAAGIGAAALVSVLGALEQHLWSSGAGAGGPRLGLSVETEAGRIELGPAIGAGGEGVDLSFVRMRF